A window of the Zeugodacus cucurbitae isolate PBARC_wt_2022May chromosome 4, idZeuCucr1.2, whole genome shotgun sequence genome harbors these coding sequences:
- the LOC105212916 gene encoding uncharacterized protein LOC105212916 isoform X5, whose translation MISKLWILICATQLVIINGNYDPAFTGIKTRHHHRAYSTVEQEPYTNTQQQPPYESGPTTNYGNRNYGVSSVRLSNTYQHHDGAHTHQQPSYNHHHHQQPSQQQQQQHQQQQQTSQQVDAYQQRELPLYNRNAHVRHSPSPTQRSERRENVLSGVANTIPDYGTGCPPQHTGPVPYAYDCRRFVNCWHGRGHIQSCGPGTVFNPETLECDRPDKVVCGGSHTNGERREQQTTLQSATQQNKYRAGRLIDGSTDSVQSLCPNGFSGLAPHPTDCTKFLNCANGNTHVQNCGPGTAFSASKKVCDFKDKVDCSDRANAAYGASNNRDSRQYANLNYVDTSVKQNALEGEVAKEEGDIFCPPGVSGHFPYPFDYTKFINCKNGNTAIQNCVSGTAYSISRNYCESKENMPRTDHVAYIVSEVSYEYSLTIVSCPPSTDGRHLYPYDFTKYVSCRQGHMSIIACAAQNVYSFSERRCLPEHQVNIGDRVRSAWELQYNVEHTVSKSAALNHLNELLECPQGQTGLYPHPFDYKKYLQCLDGRLTIESCASGYVFSLSSKHCDPKDLVSSNELVQLTHDIGQITESAEENDYFSNNPGGIYLLCPQHVRGLFLYPFDCTKYLGCRDGQGQVENCVADKVFSISRRECINRNHVDAYDRVEYLSEVSHEFSTELKGTKNQLYEPNCLGLGADGLYPHAYDNTKFIKCVAGQATVEVCNNGMIFSKSRKYCDYARNVYEYDSGNDGYNTLTKDHWVQDNTNTLTKDHWVQDNTNTLSEGKTADDGIDVHIVCPPNSVGMYPHPNDCRKFFSCANGIAHIKDCSPGTAWSVEMEVCDFEKNVNCTGRTKPYTADDSVLTENKVSCPFNANGLFLHPFNAYQYIECTNGETSLRKCPPGSVFSISRRLCLVEEQVTNLDHVMCIQEYITDITLHYNYVICPANALGYFIYPFDGLLFIECKAGHTIIQNCGPNMLFSLSNMICIPSAEAKDTDHMWLSSVGQSAYNGFAAYDHSRDWGAVDTTGSGAHTLNIEHTVQTAACPADATGLYPHPTDCTKYLRCANGITYIMDCGPGTAFNAALEVCDFKEKVDCPHSVEFNNVALGHSRDPISQTIACPEGATGLYPHPLDCRKFLNCANGITNIQDCGPGTAWNAKLETCDFIKNVDCSDTHNVYGHNPNTNYQSPPAQSNYRGSTQIGWRQQYDEHSSSSQRGTANDRRAYGSGSSAGNHGDRWSNMDVQRPIPGDATYSGTYSADYDRQERLPTYGRELQQSSGSSDWIAAGSAIDRQTPTQSVIYEEGSLQPNRNYNTFSTYTTPLAPFKPEPIPTSSVNTNLVANEETNIYYAQPVGSGENTEEVFDDPKITTQSSNRSPFVPNNNNFEQNPNKWIAIPNQVLLPPKRTTEPQTESQDFPSQNIFTPGSYITPPPGDTRSSPVDGPTFVPQNNFDSSNLYGGLQPPPPPAPTIAQTPLPHISNPIHKLEPSNPTKGRPSGRSIDEIEPIRAFSTNAQGKPHLLSSPSSSNVYKTDISTSTPATYLQPPALPTPAAATATKPYSTASTRLKPVPVHNLLQNTTIAMFPKDPHYSGSYSNVVHASPPRSVDFQDVQNSEDLVMADALRLLLRPYFNRSGTISEENADIAESHIMKLSPTLTSHTSVITASTDRTSKNSPVGAENEKEVELILAGEQHSLTTIPTQNSTHDTRTEFYSKNTRQESKTNSNWHNHEHSREFHRKHPNLLNPFNEDEQTTTHTHHRHSHNRAYHQRHPELPNPFATPEAPQSTTNFELSNTNVPNPHAESTTPFSVRPGTDVRVGDTDCQFDCGNGNCVKTHDVCNGINNCGNRKDEENCKHLGYEVRLTGGETSNMGRIEVKLLGKWGYVCDDKFGLSDAEVVCRELGFKLGASEVRGFSYYPPTTADVSFAMDEVECRGDEASLKECNFKGWGVSNCGPDEVVGVVCKVPQLKCPNNYWLCSTSQECIPPAFLCDNTPDCADKSDESENVCNSPIKYRLQGGPSPNEGRLEVRYRGEWGTVCDDDFGLKEAQVMCNSMGFYGTTTIVKNKYGPGSGPIWLDQVSCYGNETTLDQCNHFTWGEHNCNHTEDVGLKCTLGVPPQKIVTPPQVNDYENTQRELDETQQQLEDIGLFSEQWERKSKAVGEQRRCGQFKNDILDEYSHPEERVVNGSIAKRGHHPWQATIRTRGRGGISSHWCGAVLISSRHLLTAAHCLAGYPKGAYLVRLGDHYANIAESSEVDSFIENWYVHEKFRDATHMNNDIAVVVLKTPVKFNDYIQPVCLPNKGAALEENRKCTISGWGSIKSGVSTPSNILRAAELPILSDEVCKQKHVYGSSLTEGMFCAGYMDESVDACDGDSGGPLICHDEDGETLYGIISWGQHCGYANKPGVYVRVEKYVDWILEKINFSMQKNNKL comes from the exons ATGATTTCGAAGCTGTGGATTCTTATTTGCGCGACTCAACTTGTTATCATTAATGGT AACTATGACCCAGCTTTTACGGGTATAAAGACCAGACACCACCATCGCGCTTATTCAACTGTTGAGCAGGAGCCATATACAAATAcgcagcagcagccgccgtATGAATCTGGACCGACTACCAATTATGGCAATAGAAATTACGGTGTCAGTTCAGTGAGGTTATCAAATACATACCAACACCATGATGGAGCACACACTCACCAGCAGCCGTCAtacaaccaccaccaccaccaacagccaagtcagcaacaacaacagcaacatcaacaacaacaacaaacctcGCAACAAGTTGACGCTTATCAGCAACGCGAATTACCGCTATATAATCGCAATGCACACGTGCGTCACTCACCATCGCCAACACAACGCTCCGAGCGCAGAGAGAACGTTTTGAGCGGCGTAGCCAACACTATACCAGACTACGGTACCGGTTGCCCGCCACAACACACAGGACCGGTGCCGTATGCTTATGATTGTCGGCGTTTTGTCAACTGCTGGCATGGACGTGGTCACATACAGAGCTGTGGTCCCGGTACGGTCTTCAATCCGGAAACTCTCGAATGCGATCGGCCGGACAAAGTTGTTTGCGGTGGTTCGCATACGAATGGCGAGCGCAGAGAGCAACAAACCACACTGCAAAGCGCAACGCAGCAAAACAAATATCGCGCCGGGCGTTTAATAGACGGGAGCACAGACAGCGTGCAATCACTTTGTCCGAATGGCTTCAGTGGTTTGGCGCCGCATCCAACTGATTGCACGAAGTTTCTGAATTGCGCGAATGGCAATACACACGTTCAAAACTGTGGACCCGGTACTGCTTTCAGTGCTTCGAAGAAGGTGTGCGATTTCAAGGACAAAGTTGATTGCAGCGATCGTGCGAATGCGGCATATGGAGCATCGAACAACCGGGATAGCCGTCAGTATG CCAATTTAAACTATGTGGACACGAGTGTCAAGCAGAATGCGTTGGAAGGAGAAGTGGCCAAGGAAGAAGGTGATATATTCTGTCCACCCGGTGTGTCCGGACACTTTCCATATCCTTTTGATTACACCAAATTCATAAACTGCAAAAATGGCAATACGGCGATACAAAACTGCGTGTCTGGCACTGCGTACAGCATATCGAGGAATTACTGTGAATCCAAAGAGAATATGCCTCGCACCGATCACGTCGCGTATATAGTGTCCGAAGTGAGTTATGAATATT CTTTGACGATTGTCAGTTGCCCACCATCCACCGATGGCCGACACTTATATCCATATGATTTCACCAAATATGTAAGCTGCCGACAAGGACATATGAGCATAATCGCTTGTGCAGCGCAAAATGTATACAGTTTCTCTGAGAGGAGATGTCTGCCTGAGCATCAAGTGAATATCGGCGATCGCGTACGAAGTGCTTGGGAACTTCAATATAACGTCGAGCACACTGTTT CCAAGAGTGCCGCATTAAATCACTTGAATGAGTTGCTTGAGTGCCCCCAAGGCCAAACTGGCTTGTACCCGCATCCTtttgattacaaaaaatatcTGCAATGTCTTGACGGTAGGTTGACCATCGAAAGTTGCGCTTCGGGCTATGTTTTCAGTTTGTCTTCAAAACACTGTGATCCAAAAGATTTGGTTAGCAGCAATGAACTGGTACAACTAACACATGATATTGGACAGATTACTGAATCTGCAGAGGAGAATGACTACT TTAGTAATAATCCGGGAGGCATATACTTGCTGTGCCCCCAGCATGTAAGAGGACTCTTCCTATATCCTTTCGATTGCACTAAATACTTGGGGTGTCGCGATGGTCAAGGACAAGTAGAAAACTGTGTTGCTGATAAAGTCTTCAGTATATCGCGTAGGGAATGTATTAATCGTAATCATGTTGATGCATATGATCGCGTCGAATATTTAAGTGAAGTTTCGCATGAATTCTCAACAGAATTGAAGGGAACTAAAA ATCAATTGTATGAGCCCAACTGTTTGGGTTTGGGTGCTGACGGACTATATCCACATGCCTACGATAATACGAAGTTTATAAAATGTGTAGCTGGACAGGCAACCGTTGAGGTTTGCAACAACGGAATGATTTTTAGTAAATCCAGAAAATATTGCGATTATGCACGGAATGTTTACGAATATGATAGTGGAAATGATGGCTATAATACATTAACTAAGGATCACTGGGTTCAAGATAACACAAATACATTAACTAAGGATCACTGGGTTCAAGATAACACAAATACATTAAGTGAGGGCAAAA CTGCGGACGATGGTATAGACGTGCACATTGTTTGCCCACCTAATTCGGTGGGGATGTATCCGCATCCAAATGATTGCAGGAAATTCTTTTCATGTGCCAATGGTATAGCACATATCAAGGACTGTAGTCCGGGTACTGCGTGGAGTGTAGAGATGGAAGTCTGTGACTTTGAGAAAAATGTAAATTGTACGGGACGCACGAAACCATATACAGCGGATGACAGTGTATTAACAGAGAACAAGGTGTCATGTCCATTTAATGCAAATGGTTTATTCTTACATCCATTTAATGCTTATCAATACATTGAGTGTACAAATGGTGAAACTAGTCTACGAAAGTGTCCACCAGGAAGTGTGTTCAGTATTTCGAGGAGGTTGTGCCTCGTAGAAGAACAAGTCACTAACTTGGATCATGTAATGTGTATACAAGAATATATAACGGATATTA CTCTGCATTATAATTACGTCATCTGTCCGGCGAACGCACTTGGCTACTTCATTTATCCTTTTGACGGATTACTATTTATTGAATGCAAGGCCGGTCATACAATCATACAGAACTGTGGACCGAATATGTTATTTAGCTTATCAAATATGATTTGTATACCCTCAGCCGAAGCAAAAGACACGGATCATATGTGGTTAAGTTCAGTCGGACAGAGTGCTTATAATGGTTTTGCTGCTTATGACCATAGTCGAGATTGGGGTGCAGTAGATACGACGGGTTCGGGTGCACACACTCTCAACATTGAACACACCGTTCAGACCGCAGCATGTCCAGCTGATGCCACAGGTCTTTACCCTCATCCAACTGACTGCACAAAATATTTACGATGTGCCAATGGCATCACTTATATAATGGATTGTGGTCCTGGTACAGCTTTCAATGCTGCACTCGAGGTGTGTGATTTTAAAGAGAAAGTTGACTGTCCACATAGTGTGGAGTTTAATAATGTAGCTTTGGGCCATAGCAGAG ATCCTATCAGTCAGACCATTGCATGTCCTGAAGGCGCCACTGGTTTATATCCTCATCCTCTGGATTGTAGAAAGTTTCTTAATTGCGCTAATGGCATAACAAATATACAAGATTGCGGTCCCGGCACTGCCTGGAATGCAAAACTGGAAACTTGCGACTTTATAAAGAACGTCGATTGTTCAGATA CTCACAACGTTTATGGACATAATCCCAATACTAATTACCAATCTCCGCCAGCACAATCAAACTACCGGGGTTCAACACAAATCGGCTGGAGACAGCAATACGATGAGCATAGTAGTTCTTCTCAGCGAGGAACTGCAAACGATAGACGAGCTTATGGTAGTGGTTCATCAGCGGGCAACCATGGAGATCGTTGGTCCAACATGGACGTGCAGCGCCCTATACCTGGTGACGCAACTTACAGTGGTACATATAGTGCGGATTACGATCGACAAGAGCGTCTACCTACATACGGCAGAGAATTACAACAAAGCAGTGGTTCAAGTGATTGGATCGCTGCTGGCTCTGCAATTGATCGTCAAACGCCTACACAAAGCGTTATCTACGAAGAAGGCTCACTGCAACCAAATCGTAATTATAATACTTTCAGCACATATACCACTCCTCTAGCACCTTTCAAACCCGAGCCCATACCTACTTCATCAGTTAATACTAATTTAGTTGCAAATGAGGAAACGAACATTTACTATGCACAACCCGTTGGCTCTGGAGAAAATACTGAGGAAGTATTTGACGATCCTAAAATAACTACACAATCCTCAAATCGTTCGCCATTTGTtccaaataacaacaatttcgaACAAAACCCTAACAAATGGATTGCAATACCTAATCAAGTGCTTTTGCCACCGAAGCGCACTACTGAACCGCAAACGGAATCACAAGATTTTCCGTCACAAAATATCTTTACACCAGGATCTTATATTACGCCCCCACCCGGAGATACCCGTAGTTCTCCGGTGGATGGTCCGACATTTGTACCGCAAAACAATTTTGATTCTTCTAACCTATATGGCGGTTTGCAACCCCCGCCACCACCAGCTCCCACAATCGCTCAAACTCCATTACCCCATATTTCAAACCCTATTCACAAATTGGAACCATCGAATCCAACCAAAGGTCGACCCTCCGGTAGATCCATAGACGAAATCGAACCTATCAGAGCTTTCAGCACGAATGCTCAGGGTAAACCACATTTACTTTCTTCTCCTTCTAGCTCGAATGTTTATAAAACAGATATTTCCACGAGTACACCTGCAACTTACCTTCAACCACCTGCATTACCCACACCTGCTGCTGCCACTGCAACCAAACCTTATTCGACGGCTTCAACACGTTTAAAGCCTGTCCCTGTACACAATTTGCTACAAAATACAACTATAGCAATGTTTCCCAAAGACCCCCACTATAGTGGTTCATATTCAAATGTTGTGCATGCAAGTCCCCCTAGGTCTGTTGATTTTCAAGACGTGCAGAATTCGGAAGATTTGGTTATGGCTGATGCTTTGCGTCTACTTCTGCGTCCCTACTTTAATCGTAGTGGTACTATTTCAGAAGAAAATGCCGACATAGCCGAGTCTCATATAATGAAGCTCTCGCCCACACTAACTTCACACACATCCGTCATAACTGCATCAACAGATAGGACTAGCAAAAACTCACCAGTTGGTGCGGAAAATGAAAAGGAGGTTGAACTTATACTTGCAGGTGAGCAACACAGTTTGACCACAATCCCAACCCAGAACAGCACACACGATACACGTACTGAGTTTTATTCtaaaaatacaagacaagaatcGAAGACTAATTCCAATTGGCACAATCACGAACATAGTCGCGAATTTCATCGTAAACATCCAAATTTACTCAATCCCTTTAATGAGGACGAACAAACAACTACTCATACACATCATCGCCACAGTCATAATAGGGCGTATCATCAGAGACATCCTGAACTACCAAATCCGTTTGCAACACCCGAAGCACCACAGAGCACCACCAATTTTGAATTGAGTAATACAAATGTACCAAATCCACATGCAGAGTCCACGACTCCATTCAGTGTGAGACCCGGCACAGATGTGAGGGTAGGAGATACTGATTGTCAGTTTGATTGTGGAAATGGCAATTGTGTAAAAACTCATGAC GTTTGTAACGGTATCAATAATTGTGGCAATCGTAAGGATGAAGAGAACTGCAAACACTTGGGTTATGAAGTACGTCTGACTGGAGGTGAAACTTCGAACATGGGACGTATTGAGGTTAAAT TACTTGGTAAATGGGGCTACGTGTGTGACGACAAATTCGGTCTAAGTGATGCTGAAGTGGTGTGTCGAGAATTGGGCTTCAAATTGGGAGCCAGCGAAGTACGCGGCTTCTCATATTATCCACCAACAACGGCGGACGTATCATTTGCGATGGACGAAGTGGAATGTCGTGGCGATGAAGCGTCACTAAAAGAGTGCAACTTTAAAGGTTGGGGTGTTAGCAACTGTGGACCCGACGAAGTGGTCGGTGTGGTTTGTAAGGTGCCACAACTTAAATGCCCCAACAACTATTGGCTATGCAGCACCTCACAAGAATGCATACCACCAGCGTTTCTATGTGACAATACACCAGATTGTGCTGATAAATCGGATGAGAGTGAGAATGTTTGCAAT TCTCCCATCAAATATCGACTGCAAGGCGGCCCCAGTCCCAACGAGGGACGTCTCGAAGTACGGTATCGTGGTGAGTGGGGAACTGTATGCGACGATGATTTCGGCCTGAAGGAGGCACAAGTTATGTGCAACTCAATGGGCTTCTATGGAACAACG aCCATAGTTAAGAATAAATATGGGCCTGGGAGCGGACCCATTTGGTTGGATCAAGTCTCTTGCTATGGCAATGAAACCACACTGGATCAGTGTAATCATTTTACATGGGGCGAACATAATTGTAATCACACCGAGGATGTTGGCTTAAAGTGTACACTGGGTGTACCACCTCAAAAGATCGTCACACCGCCACAGGTGAACGATTATGAGAACACACAAAGAGAATTGGatgaaacacaacaacaattagaaGATATTGGCTTATTTTCTGAGCAATGGGAGCGTAAGAGCAAGGCGGTGGGCGAGCAAAGACGCTGTGGTCAGTTCAAAAACGATATTCTCGACGAATATTCACATCCCGAAGAGCGTGTTGTGAACGGTAGCATTGCGAAGCGTGGCCATCATCCCTGGCAAGCTACAATACGCACACGTGGCAGAGGTGGCATATCGAGCCATTGGTGTGGCGCCGTACTGATTTCCTCCAGACATCTGCTAACTGCTGCGCATTGCCTCGCCGGTTATCCAAAAGGAGCCTACCTTGTGCGCCTGGGTGATCACTATGCGAACATAGCAGAATCCTCGGAAGTTGATTCGTTCATTGAGAACTGGTATGTACACGAAAAGTTCCGTGATGCCACCCATATGAATAATGATATTGCTGTGGTTGTGTTGAAAACGCCGGTGAAATTCAACGATTACATTCAACCGGTGTGCCTACCGAACAAGGGTGCAGCGCTGGAAGAGAATCGCAAATGCACAATATCCGGCTGGGGCTCCATAAAGTCCGGTGTTTCGA CACCCTCAAATATTCTTCGCGCAGCTGAATTGCCAATTTTGTCCGATGAAgtgtgtaaacaaaaacatgtcTATGGCTCATCTCTCACTGAGGGCATGTTCTGTGCCGGTTATATGGATGAGAGCGTCGATGCCTGCGATGGGGATTCCGGTGGCCCGCTGATCTGTCATGATGAAG ATGGTGAAACCTTGTATGGTATAATTTCATGGGGCCAACACTGCGGTTATGCAAATAAGCCGGGCGTTTATGTGCGCGTCGAGAAATATGTCGATTGGatattggaaaaaatcaatttttccatgcaaaagaataataaattataa